A genomic region of Oceaniferula marina contains the following coding sequences:
- a CDS encoding DPP IV N-terminal domain-containing protein, translating to MQLKFFIFFLSLLTTSMADNVRQEIKTAKQRVQNSRSLVDQLDFQSHWTEDGKALIVKTTVGNQKQYKEIDLASGRTTVLKDNEKLQKRMQVSATLLSPVAIKRQRGHGGKASTVSIDNQTKGPIELFWLNHQQRKSYGRIEAGKSYRSASYHGHRWLVTDGQGKELAGFSVEKSSTHAVITGPVNGRTDDSAAAANINKPLSPDGKWKALIVNHNLHIISTQDGRSISLTSDGTDQAYYRGPFLWSPDSSKLLVHHQLRTKVRKIHFVEASPKGRVQPKLHTLNYNKAGDPIAPPKPRLFDIQTQKQVPLDDKLYSNPWSIRALHWAADSSAFFFAYNQRGHQVMRLVRIEAANGKARNLFEDRSITFIDYSQKFHLTHIPASKEIIWASERSGHNHLYLLNEETGAIKSTITSGDWNVFKVVSIDTEKRSLLIQTIGLNPASPYYKDFIQVGFDGSEFRQLSKASGNHSIEFSPDQSYFIDSWSRVDHPPVRELRRSHDGSLVTELSRADDSRLSATGWSRPERFVAKGRDGKTDIHGVIIKPSDFDPKLKYPVIECIYAGPHGFFTPQDYRLNSVMRNYAELGFVLVQIDGMGTNWRNKAFHDVCWKNLSDAGFPDRKLWIREAAKSRPWMDLSRVGIFGGSAGGQSTVAALLHHGDFYHAGVADCGCHDNRIDKIWWNEAWMGWPVDKSYAENSNVTHADKLKGKLLLIYGEVDSNVDPASTAQLAAALQRAGKFFEYMPIMGANHGAAESSYGNYRRAEFFIRQLEPAKRGMPNKSQN from the coding sequence AGCTCAAATTCTTCATCTTTTTCCTCTCCCTACTGACCACATCGATGGCCGACAATGTCCGGCAGGAGATCAAAACGGCCAAGCAGAGGGTCCAGAATTCACGATCCTTGGTTGACCAGCTGGATTTTCAGTCGCACTGGACCGAGGACGGCAAAGCTCTGATTGTCAAAACAACGGTTGGCAATCAAAAGCAGTACAAGGAGATCGATCTGGCATCAGGCCGGACGACCGTGCTTAAGGACAACGAAAAACTGCAAAAGCGCATGCAGGTCAGCGCCACACTGCTTTCCCCTGTAGCCATCAAACGCCAACGAGGTCACGGAGGCAAAGCCAGCACCGTGAGCATCGATAACCAAACCAAAGGTCCCATCGAATTGTTTTGGCTGAATCATCAACAACGCAAATCCTACGGCCGGATTGAGGCAGGCAAATCCTACCGCTCCGCCAGCTACCACGGCCACCGCTGGCTCGTCACTGACGGCCAGGGAAAGGAGCTCGCTGGTTTCTCGGTAGAAAAATCGTCCACCCACGCCGTGATTACAGGGCCCGTCAATGGCAGGACAGATGACAGCGCGGCAGCAGCAAACATCAACAAGCCGCTCTCACCAGACGGAAAATGGAAGGCTCTGATCGTGAACCATAACCTTCACATCATATCAACGCAGGACGGCCGCAGTATCTCTCTAACGAGCGATGGAACGGATCAAGCTTATTACCGGGGACCTTTCCTCTGGTCTCCCGACTCAAGCAAGTTGCTTGTTCACCATCAGCTGCGAACCAAGGTGCGCAAAATCCATTTTGTCGAAGCCTCTCCGAAAGGCCGGGTCCAACCCAAGCTGCACACCCTGAATTACAACAAGGCAGGAGACCCGATCGCCCCCCCAAAACCCAGACTGTTCGACATTCAAACGCAAAAACAAGTCCCACTGGATGATAAACTCTATAGCAATCCATGGAGTATTCGTGCTCTGCACTGGGCCGCCGATTCGTCAGCCTTTTTCTTTGCCTACAACCAACGCGGGCACCAAGTGATGCGGTTGGTCCGAATTGAAGCCGCAAACGGCAAAGCCAGAAACTTATTTGAGGACCGAAGTATAACCTTCATCGATTATAGCCAGAAGTTCCATCTCACCCACATACCCGCGAGTAAAGAAATCATCTGGGCCTCCGAACGAAGCGGACACAACCACCTTTACCTTCTCAATGAAGAAACCGGGGCGATCAAATCAACCATCACCAGCGGCGACTGGAATGTCTTCAAGGTTGTCAGTATCGACACGGAAAAGCGAAGCCTTCTGATCCAAACCATCGGCCTCAACCCGGCAAGCCCGTATTACAAAGATTTCATCCAGGTTGGTTTCGATGGCAGCGAATTCCGTCAGCTAAGCAAAGCTTCAGGCAATCATTCCATTGAGTTCTCGCCCGATCAATCCTACTTCATCGATAGCTGGTCGCGGGTGGATCACCCACCGGTGCGGGAACTCCGCAGGAGCCATGACGGCAGCCTCGTTACAGAACTCAGCCGCGCTGACGACTCACGATTGTCAGCTACCGGATGGAGTCGCCCCGAACGATTTGTTGCCAAGGGCCGCGATGGTAAAACCGACATTCATGGCGTCATCATCAAACCGTCCGATTTCGATCCCAAACTCAAGTACCCGGTAATCGAATGTATCTACGCCGGCCCGCATGGCTTCTTCACCCCTCAAGACTATCGCCTCAACTCCGTCATGAGAAACTATGCCGAACTTGGATTTGTGCTGGTTCAGATCGATGGCATGGGAACCAATTGGCGGAACAAGGCCTTCCATGATGTCTGTTGGAAAAACCTCTCCGATGCTGGCTTCCCGGATCGCAAACTCTGGATCCGCGAAGCGGCCAAATCCCGCCCGTGGATGGACCTCTCCCGGGTGGGTATCTTCGGTGGTAGTGCCGGCGGGCAAAGTACGGTTGCCGCCCTGCTCCATCACGGGGACTTCTATCATGCAGGCGTCGCCGATTGCGGATGCCACGATAACCGGATCGATAAAATCTGGTGGAACGAAGCGTGGATGGGCTGGCCGGTCGACAAAAGTTATGCCGAAAACTCCAATGTTACCCACGCAGACAAACTAAAAGGAAAGCTGCTGCTCATCTACGGCGAAGTCGATAGCAATGTGGATCCGGCATCCACCGCTCAACTGGCGGCAGCCCTGCAACGTGCCGGCAAGTTTTTCGAATACATGCCAATCATGGGGGCGAACCACGGCGCCGCGGAATCATCCTACGGCAATTACCGTCGGGCTGAATTTTTCATCCGGCAGCTCGAACCTGCCAAGCGTGGCATGCCGAACAAAAGCCAGAACTGA